The following are encoded together in the Streptomyces rapamycinicus NRRL 5491 genome:
- a CDS encoding ATP-dependent DNA helicase UvrD2: protein MTAATSSTLFPHGSTPGAYAATPRDADAVLDGLDPEQREVATSLHGPVCVLAGAGTGKTRAITHRIAYGVRAGMLQPASVLAVTFTNRAAGEMRGRLRQLGAGGVQARTFHSAALRQLQYFWPKAVGGEVPRLVERKVQLVAEAAARCRVRLDRNELRDVTGEIEWSKVTQTVPEDYPAVAAKSGREAPRDAAEIGRIYATYEQLKRDRGVIDFEDVLLLTVGVLQERPDIADQVRRQYQHFVVDEYQDVSPLQQRLLDLWLGERDSLCVVGDASQTIYSFTGATPDHLLNFRTRHPRATVVKLIRDYRSTPQVVHLANGLLSQARGRAAEHRLELVSQRETGPDPAYAAYADEPAEAEGTARRIRELITPVERGGAGVPASQIAVLYRVNAQSELYEQALADAQVPYQLRGAERFFERPEVREAGLLLRGAARGGSADPELADADIPSQVRAVLGTRGWTPEPPSGSGAVRDRWESLAALVRLAEDFAASRPAATLSDLVAELDERAAAQHAPTVEGVTLASLHAAKGLEWDAVFLVGLTEGMMPITYAKTEQQIEEERRLLYVGVTRARRHLTLSWALSRAPGGRASRRPTRFLNGLRPGSQAVPARTPGGGGGIERGAAASGGGGGVRKRRGPVHCRVCGRALTDAGEMKLMRCEGCPSELDEALYERLRDWRAEQAGLLGQPAYCVFTDKTLLAIAEAVPGTEPELVRISGVGRRKLDRFGADVLALCAGRELPSALDGEGDGDAGGSHSGDPWQNSTEK, encoded by the coding sequence GTGACTGCAGCAACGTCCTCCACTCTGTTCCCGCACGGCTCCACGCCAGGTGCCTACGCGGCCACGCCGCGTGACGCCGACGCGGTGCTCGACGGGCTCGACCCCGAGCAGCGCGAGGTGGCGACGTCCCTGCACGGCCCGGTGTGCGTGCTGGCCGGCGCCGGCACCGGCAAGACCCGCGCCATCACCCACCGGATCGCCTATGGGGTGCGCGCGGGGATGCTCCAGCCGGCCAGTGTGCTGGCCGTCACCTTCACCAACCGCGCGGCGGGGGAGATGCGCGGCCGGCTGCGGCAGCTCGGCGCGGGCGGGGTGCAGGCGCGCACCTTCCACTCGGCGGCCCTTCGCCAGCTGCAGTACTTCTGGCCCAAGGCGGTCGGCGGTGAGGTGCCGCGGCTGGTCGAGCGCAAGGTGCAGCTCGTGGCCGAGGCCGCCGCCCGGTGCCGGGTCCGGCTGGACCGCAATGAGCTGCGGGACGTGACCGGCGAGATCGAATGGTCGAAGGTCACCCAGACCGTGCCCGAGGACTATCCGGCCGTGGCCGCCAAGTCCGGCCGGGAAGCCCCCCGGGACGCCGCCGAGATCGGCCGGATCTACGCCACCTATGAGCAGTTGAAGCGCGACCGCGGCGTCATCGACTTCGAGGATGTGCTGCTGCTCACGGTCGGTGTGCTCCAGGAGCGGCCGGACATCGCCGATCAGGTGCGCCGTCAGTACCAGCACTTCGTGGTCGACGAGTACCAGGACGTCAGCCCGCTGCAGCAGCGGCTGCTGGATCTGTGGCTGGGCGAGCGGGACAGCCTCTGCGTGGTCGGCGACGCCAGCCAGACCATCTACTCCTTCACCGGCGCCACCCCCGACCATCTGCTGAACTTCCGCACCCGCCACCCGCGGGCCACCGTGGTCAAGCTGATCAGGGACTACCGCTCGACCCCCCAGGTGGTCCACCTGGCCAACGGGCTGCTGTCCCAGGCCCGCGGCCGGGCCGCCGAGCACCGGCTGGAGCTGGTCTCCCAGCGGGAGACGGGCCCCGACCCGGCCTACGCCGCCTATGCGGACGAGCCGGCCGAGGCCGAGGGCACCGCCCGCCGGATCCGGGAGCTGATCACCCCGGTCGAGCGGGGTGGCGCCGGTGTCCCGGCGAGCCAGATCGCGGTCCTGTACCGGGTCAACGCCCAGTCGGAGCTCTACGAACAGGCGCTGGCCGATGCCCAGGTGCCCTATCAGCTGCGCGGTGCCGAGCGGTTCTTCGAGCGGCCCGAGGTGCGCGAGGCGGGGCTGCTGCTGCGCGGCGCGGCCCGTGGCGGAAGCGCCGACCCGGAGCTGGCGGACGCCGACATCCCGTCCCAGGTGCGGGCCGTGCTGGGCACCCGTGGCTGGACACCCGAGCCCCCCTCGGGCTCGGGTGCGGTGCGCGACCGCTGGGAGTCCCTGGCCGCCCTGGTGCGGCTCGCCGAGGACTTCGCGGCGAGCCGCCCCGCGGCCACGCTCTCCGATCTGGTGGCGGAGCTCGATGAGCGGGCGGCGGCGCAGCACGCCCCGACCGTCGAGGGTGTGACCCTCGCCTCACTCCACGCGGCCAAGGGCCTCGAATGGGACGCCGTCTTCCTGGTCGGCCTCACCGAGGGAATGATGCCGATCACCTACGCCAAGACGGAGCAGCAGATCGAGGAGGAGCGCCGGCTGCTCTATGTGGGGGTCACCCGCGCCCGCCGCCATCTGACGCTTTCCTGGGCGCTCTCGCGGGCTCCGGGCGGCCGGGCCTCCCGTCGGCCCACCCGCTTTCTCAACGGGCTGCGGCCCGGCTCCCAGGCCGTCCCCGCCCGCACCCCGGGCGGGGGCGGCGGGATCGAGCGCGGGGCGGCGGCTTCGGGCGGAGGCGGCGGGGTGCGCAAGCGGCGCGGCCCGGTCCACTGCCGGGTGTGCGGCCGGGCGCTGACCGACGCGGGCGAGATGAAGCTGATGCGCTGCGAGGGCTGCCCGTCCGAGCTGGACGAGGCGCTCTATGAGCGGCTGCGCGACTGGCGGGCGGAGCAGGCGGGCCTGCTGGGGCAGCCGGCGTACTGCGTGTTCACCGACAAGACACTGCTCGCGATCGCCGAGGCCGTTCCGGGAACCGAACCGGAGCTCGTCCGCATCTCCGGTGTCGGAAGGCGCAAGCTGGACCGGTTCGGGGCCGATGTTCTCGCGCTGTGCGCGGGCCGGGAACTGCCCTCCGCACTCGACGGTGAGGGCGACGGCGATGCCGGGGGAAGCCATTCGGGTGACCCTTGGCAAAACTCGACGGAAAAATAG
- a CDS encoding mycoredoxin encodes MSGTVTMYSTTWCGYCRRLKGQMDREGIAYTEINIEQDPESAAFVEKANGGNQTVPTVLFPDGSTLTNPSLAQVKAKVGV; translated from the coding sequence ATGTCCGGCACTGTGACGATGTACAGCACCACCTGGTGCGGCTACTGCCGACGCCTGAAGGGGCAGATGGACCGCGAGGGCATTGCCTACACCGAGATCAACATCGAGCAGGACCCGGAGTCCGCGGCCTTCGTCGAGAAGGCGAACGGTGGCAACCAGACCGTGCCGACCGTCCTCTTCCCCGATGGGTCCACCCTGACCAACCCGTCCCTGGCGCAGGTAAAGGCCAAGGTCGGGGTCTGA
- the nudC gene encoding NAD(+) diphosphatase, giving the protein MTTSTDHAADRPITLSAPSGIDRSAHHRLDEAWLAAAWSHPTTRVFVVSGGQALVDDTPDGRTELVMTPSFEAPPTENHRYFLGTDQEGVRYFALQKDSLPGRMDQSARPAGLREAGVLLSERDAGLLVHAVALENWQRLHRFCSRCGQRTVIAAAGHIRRCPACGAEHYPRTDPAVIMLVKDDQDRALLGRQVHWPEGRFSTLAGFVEPGESIEQAVVREVAEEAGVTVGEVDYVASQPWPFPSSLMLGFMARATSSRIQVDGEEIHEARWFSRDDLRAAIESGEVLPPSGISIAARLIELWYGEPLPRG; this is encoded by the coding sequence GTGACCACCTCGACCGACCACGCCGCCGACCGGCCGATCACGCTCAGCGCCCCGAGCGGCATCGACCGCTCCGCGCACCACCGCTTGGACGAGGCGTGGCTGGCCGCCGCGTGGAGCCACCCGACGACGCGCGTCTTCGTGGTCTCCGGCGGCCAGGCACTGGTCGACGACACCCCGGACGGCCGTACCGAACTCGTCATGACCCCGTCCTTCGAGGCCCCGCCCACCGAGAACCACCGCTACTTCCTGGGCACCGACCAGGAGGGCGTGCGCTACTTCGCGCTCCAGAAGGACTCCCTGCCGGGGCGGATGGACCAGTCGGCGCGCCCGGCCGGGCTGCGCGAGGCGGGCGTGCTGCTGTCCGAGCGCGACGCGGGGCTGCTGGTGCACGCGGTCGCGCTGGAGAACTGGCAGCGGCTGCACCGCTTCTGCTCACGCTGCGGTCAGCGCACGGTGATCGCGGCGGCGGGCCATATCCGCCGCTGCCCGGCGTGCGGGGCCGAGCACTACCCGCGCACCGACCCCGCCGTGATCATGCTGGTGAAGGACGATCAGGACCGGGCGCTGCTGGGACGCCAGGTGCACTGGCCGGAGGGGCGCTTCTCGACGCTGGCGGGCTTCGTGGAGCCGGGCGAGTCGATCGAGCAGGCCGTGGTCCGTGAGGTGGCGGAGGAGGCCGGGGTCACGGTGGGCGAGGTCGATTACGTGGCCAGCCAGCCGTGGCCGTTCCCGTCCAGCCTGATGCTCGGCTTCATGGCCCGGGCCACGTCCTCCCGCATCCAGGTGGACGGGGAGGAGATCCACGAGGCGCGCTGGTTCTCCCGGGACGACCTGCGGGCCGCGATCGAGTCCGGGGAGGTCCTGCCTCCCTCCGGGATCTCTATCGCGGCCCGGCTGATCGAGCTCTGGTACGGCGAGCCGCTGCCGCGCGGCTGA
- a CDS encoding M20/M25/M40 family metallo-hydrolase has product MSNTPDTDNAVRAFVDVHSAAFLAELSEWLRIPSVSADPARADDVRRGAQWLRDHLAATGFPVTEIWDTPGAPAVFAEWPSGDPDALTVLVYGHHDVQPADRADGWRTDPFEPVIEDGRLYARGAADDKGQVLFHTLGIRAHLAVTGRVAPAVNLKLLIEGEEESGSPHFPELVRAHADRLACDTVIVSDTGMWSEDTPTVCTGMRGLVECQIDLHGPGQDIHSGSFGGAVPNPATEAARLVAALHDDDRKVAIPGFYDGVVELTDRDRELFAELPFDEAGWLRTAHSRATLGEAGYSTLERIWARPTAEVNGIGGGYQGPGGKTIVPSAAQLKLSFRLVAGQDVEKIQSAVRDWAAALLPAGIRHEITYWGATRPCLTPLDHPALQSVVRAMGCAFGRKVRFTREGGSGPAADLQDILGAPVLFLGISVPSDGWHAPNEKVELGLLMKGAETAAHLWADLAENGRE; this is encoded by the coding sequence ATGAGCAACACCCCGGACACGGACAACGCCGTCCGCGCCTTTGTGGACGTCCACAGCGCCGCCTTCCTCGCCGAGCTCTCCGAGTGGCTGCGCATCCCGTCCGTATCCGCCGACCCCGCCCGCGCCGACGACGTCCGGCGCGGCGCCCAGTGGCTCAGGGACCACCTGGCCGCCACGGGCTTCCCGGTGACCGAGATATGGGACACACCGGGCGCCCCGGCCGTGTTCGCCGAATGGCCGTCCGGTGATCCCGACGCCCTTACGGTGCTCGTTTACGGCCACCACGACGTCCAGCCCGCCGACCGCGCGGACGGCTGGCGCACCGACCCCTTCGAGCCCGTCATCGAGGACGGCAGGCTCTACGCCCGCGGCGCCGCCGACGACAAGGGGCAGGTCCTCTTCCACACCCTGGGGATACGGGCGCACCTGGCCGTGACGGGCCGAGTCGCGCCCGCGGTGAACCTCAAGCTGCTGATCGAGGGCGAGGAGGAGTCCGGGTCCCCGCACTTCCCCGAGCTGGTCCGCGCGCACGCCGACCGGCTGGCCTGCGACACCGTGATCGTCTCCGACACCGGGATGTGGTCCGAGGACACCCCGACCGTCTGTACCGGTATGCGGGGCCTCGTGGAGTGCCAGATCGATCTCCACGGCCCGGGCCAGGACATCCACTCCGGCTCCTTCGGCGGTGCGGTCCCCAACCCGGCCACCGAGGCCGCCCGACTGGTCGCCGCGCTGCACGACGACGACCGTAAGGTGGCGATCCCCGGCTTCTACGACGGCGTCGTGGAGCTGACCGACCGTGACCGCGAGCTCTTCGCCGAGCTGCCGTTCGACGAGGCGGGCTGGCTGCGGACCGCGCATTCACGGGCCACGCTCGGCGAGGCCGGGTACTCCACCCTGGAGCGGATCTGGGCCCGTCCGACCGCCGAGGTCAACGGCATCGGCGGGGGCTACCAGGGGCCGGGCGGAAAGACCATCGTGCCCTCGGCCGCCCAGCTGAAGCTGTCCTTCCGGCTGGTGGCGGGCCAGGACGTGGAGAAGATCCAGTCGGCCGTGCGGGACTGGGCAGCCGCCCTGCTCCCGGCCGGAATCCGCCATGAGATCACCTATTGGGGCGCCACCCGTCCCTGTCTGACCCCGCTGGACCACCCCGCGCTCCAGTCGGTCGTCCGCGCCATGGGGTGCGCCTTCGGCCGGAAGGTCCGCTTCACCCGCGAGGGCGGATCGGGCCCCGCCGCCGATCTCCAGGACATCCTCGGCGCTCCGGTGCTCTTCCTGGGCATCTCGGTGCCGTCCGACGGCTGGCACGCGCCCAACGAGAAGGTCGAGCTCGGCCTGCTCATGAAGGGCGCCGAGACGGCCGCCCACCTCTGGGCCGATCTCGCCGAGAATGGACGGGAATAG
- a CDS encoding ATP-dependent DNA helicase, which produces MSARITDPEELKELLGIPFTPEQVACITAPPAPQVIVAGAGSGKTTVMAARVVWLVGTGQVAPDRVLGLTFTNKAAGELAERVRKALVTAGIVDPDPDPGATEEAPGDPVISTYHAFAGQLLKDHGLRVGLEPSARLLADATRFQLAARVLRSAPGPYPALTRPFADLVTDLLALDAELAEHLVPTGRLRAYDTELLRTLEGTRLTNEALRKVPEAARARQELLGLVEAYREEKRRRDLLDFGDQIAHSATLALDHPEVGRILREQFAVVLLDEYQDTSVAQRLLLSGLFGGGTGHPVTAVGDPCQAIYGWRGASVANLDDFPEHFPHADGRPAERFALSENRRSGGRLLDLANGLAAPLRAMHEGVEALRPAPGAERDGAVRCALLPTHAEELVWLADSIAHLVRTGTPPAEIAVLCRTAGDFAQIQGALVERDVPVEVVGLSGLLHLPEVADLVAVCEVLQDPGANAALVRLLTGPRWRIGPRDLALLGRRARAVVSYGGQDGAEDDPDRRLAEAVEGTDPAEVISLADALDTFLEAGGGPDDGLPFSADARVRFARLAAELRELRRSLADPLMDVLHRVLATTGLEVELSASPHALAARRRETLGNFLDVAAAFAGREGGAAVDGEATLQGFLGFLRTAAQYEKGLDNALPGGENTVKVLTAHKAKGLEWDVVAVPGLVAKQFPSEQSRESWTANAKVLPHELRGDARTLPDVTAWDSKGIAAFKDAMKGHQRTEELRLGYVTFTRPRSLLLGSGHWWGPTQKRPRGPSGFLDALREHCEAGYGEIEAWAEPPEEGAENPALRESAADRAWPLPLDPAALRHRRRAADVVLAHLARIETEGEEPTARDEEHSPADADLFPEPPEELEPPEDPEWPEPPEDPYGSYEDEPYDDAPHPGPYGAPEPGAPEPDVPEITSEAAEDEPTPEEARLIGSWDRDLDALAGELRRARETVHEVPLPGTLTASQLLRLAADPDGFARELARPMPRPPRPAARRGTRFHAWVESRFEALPLPFLGPDELPGGEDDEAEIADERDLTALKEAFARTPYARRTPYRVEVPVQLTLAGRTIRGRIDAVYRESGTGSDDGPRYEIVDWKTGRSQDADPLQLAIYRVAWAEQHGLPLSAVTAAFVYVRSGEVVRPAGLPGRAGLERVLLGEPGDAEVGGNVDVGGNVEAGGKADAGGDGDGDGGDRDADIGGDGDADATGNDRIDAGTVTESEHT; this is translated from the coding sequence GTGTCAGCCCGCATCACCGATCCCGAGGAGCTCAAGGAACTCCTCGGGATCCCGTTCACCCCGGAGCAGGTGGCGTGCATCACCGCACCGCCCGCCCCGCAGGTGATCGTCGCCGGGGCGGGTTCCGGAAAGACCACGGTGATGGCCGCCCGCGTCGTCTGGCTGGTCGGCACCGGCCAGGTCGCGCCCGACCGGGTGCTCGGCCTCACCTTCACCAACAAGGCCGCCGGAGAGCTGGCGGAGCGCGTCCGTAAGGCCCTCGTCACGGCGGGCATCGTGGACCCGGACCCGGATCCGGGCGCCACCGAGGAGGCCCCGGGCGACCCCGTCATCTCCACGTACCATGCCTTCGCCGGGCAGTTGCTCAAGGACCACGGGTTGCGCGTCGGCCTCGAACCGAGCGCCCGGCTGCTCGCCGACGCCACCCGCTTCCAGCTGGCCGCGCGCGTCCTGCGCTCCGCCCCCGGCCCGTATCCGGCGCTCACCCGCCCCTTCGCCGACCTGGTCACCGATCTGCTCGCGCTCGACGCCGAGCTCGCCGAGCACCTCGTCCCCACCGGGCGGCTGCGCGCGTACGACACCGAGTTGCTGCGGACGCTGGAGGGCACGCGGCTCACCAACGAGGCGCTGCGCAAGGTGCCCGAGGCCGCTCGCGCCCGCCAGGAGCTGCTGGGCCTGGTCGAGGCGTACCGCGAGGAGAAGCGCCGCCGCGATCTGCTCGACTTCGGCGACCAGATCGCCCATTCGGCCACTCTGGCCCTGGACCACCCGGAGGTCGGCCGGATCCTGCGCGAGCAGTTCGCGGTCGTGCTGCTCGACGAGTACCAGGACACCTCCGTCGCCCAGCGGCTGCTGCTGTCCGGCCTCTTCGGCGGCGGCACCGGACATCCCGTCACCGCCGTCGGCGACCCCTGTCAGGCCATCTACGGCTGGCGCGGCGCCTCCGTGGCCAACCTGGACGACTTCCCCGAGCACTTCCCGCACGCCGATGGCCGCCCGGCTGAGCGCTTCGCGCTCAGCGAGAACCGGCGCAGCGGCGGCCGCCTCCTGGACCTCGCCAACGGGCTGGCCGCCCCGCTGCGCGCGATGCACGAGGGCGTCGAGGCGCTGCGCCCCGCGCCCGGCGCCGAGCGGGACGGAGCGGTGCGCTGCGCGCTGCTGCCCACTCACGCCGAGGAGCTGGTCTGGCTCGCGGACTCCATCGCCCATCTGGTGCGCACCGGCACCCCGCCCGCTGAGATCGCGGTGCTGTGCCGTACGGCGGGTGACTTCGCGCAGATCCAGGGCGCGTTGGTGGAGCGGGACGTTCCGGTGGAGGTGGTGGGCCTGTCGGGGCTGCTGCATCTGCCGGAGGTCGCCGATCTGGTGGCAGTCTGCGAGGTCCTCCAGGACCCGGGGGCCAACGCCGCGCTGGTCCGTCTGCTCACCGGGCCGCGCTGGCGGATCGGCCCCCGCGACCTCGCGCTGCTCGGCCGCCGTGCCCGCGCGGTGGTCTCTTACGGTGGCCAGGACGGGGCGGAGGACGATCCGGACCGACGGCTCGCCGAGGCCGTCGAGGGCACCGACCCCGCCGAGGTGATCTCCCTCGCCGACGCCCTCGACACCTTCCTGGAGGCGGGCGGCGGCCCGGACGACGGGCTGCCCTTCTCGGCCGACGCACGGGTCCGGTTCGCCCGGCTGGCCGCCGAACTCCGCGAGCTGCGCCGCTCGCTGGCCGATCCGCTGATGGACGTCCTCCACCGGGTCCTGGCCACCACGGGCCTCGAGGTCGAGCTGTCCGCCTCACCGCACGCCCTGGCCGCGCGCCGCCGCGAGACGCTCGGCAACTTCCTGGACGTCGCGGCCGCCTTCGCGGGCCGGGAAGGCGGCGCGGCCGTGGACGGCGAGGCCACCCTTCAGGGCTTCCTCGGCTTCCTGCGCACCGCCGCGCAGTACGAGAAGGGGCTCGACAACGCCCTGCCCGGCGGCGAGAACACGGTCAAGGTGCTCACCGCCCACAAGGCCAAGGGGCTGGAGTGGGACGTGGTGGCGGTGCCGGGGCTGGTCGCCAAGCAGTTCCCGAGCGAACAGTCCCGCGAGTCCTGGACGGCGAACGCCAAGGTGTTGCCGCACGAACTGCGCGGGGACGCCCGTACCCTCCCGGACGTCACCGCCTGGGACAGCAAGGGGATCGCCGCCTTCAAGGACGCCATGAAGGGGCATCAGCGGACCGAGGAGCTGCGGCTGGGCTATGTGACCTTCACCCGGCCGCGCTCGCTGCTGCTCGGCTCCGGGCACTGGTGGGGCCCCACCCAGAAGCGTCCGCGCGGCCCGTCGGGCTTCCTGGACGCGCTGCGCGAGCACTGCGAGGCCGGGTACGGCGAGATCGAGGCATGGGCCGAACCGCCGGAGGAGGGCGCGGAGAACCCGGCCCTGCGGGAGTCGGCGGCCGACCGGGCCTGGCCGCTTCCGCTGGACCCGGCCGCGCTGCGCCACCGCCGCCGCGCCGCCGATGTGGTGCTCGCCCATCTGGCGCGCATCGAGACGGAGGGGGAGGAGCCGACCGCGCGGGACGAGGAGCACTCCCCGGCGGACGCTGACCTCTTTCCGGAGCCCCCGGAGGAGCTCGAGCCCCCGGAGGACCCGGAGTGGCCCGAACCTCCGGAGGATCCTTACGGTTCGTACGAGGACGAGCCCTACGACGACGCGCCGCACCCCGGCCCTTACGGCGCGCCGGAACCTGGCGCACCGGAGCCCGATGTGCCCGAAATCACGTCAGAAGCGGCCGAGGACGAGCCGACGCCCGAGGAGGCCCGGCTGATCGGTTCCTGGGACCGCGATCTGGACGCGCTCGCCGGAGAGCTGCGCCGGGCCCGGGAGACCGTGCACGAGGTGCCCCTGCCGGGCACGCTCACCGCGTCCCAGCTGCTGCGCCTCGCCGCCGACCCGGACGGCTTCGCACGGGAGCTGGCCCGCCCCATGCCCCGGCCGCCGCGCCCCGCCGCGCGGCGCGGCACCCGCTTCCACGCCTGGGTCGAGTCGCGCTTCGAGGCGCTGCCGCTGCCCTTCCTCGGCCCGGACGAGCTGCCGGGCGGCGAGGACGACGAGGCGGAGATCGCCGACGAGCGTGATCTGACCGCGCTCAAGGAGGCGTTCGCCCGCACGCCGTACGCCCGTCGCACCCCTTACCGCGTGGAGGTGCCGGTCCAGCTGACCCTGGCGGGCCGCACCATCCGCGGCCGGATCGACGCGGTGTACCGCGAGTCCGGTACGGGCTCTGACGACGGCCCGCGCTACGAGATCGTCGACTGGAAGACCGGCCGCTCCCAGGACGCCGACCCGCTCCAGCTGGCCATCTACCGCGTCGCCTGGGCCGAACAGCACGGGCTGCCCCTGTCGGCGGTCACGGCGGCCTTCGTGTACGTACGCAGCGGTGAGGTGGTCCGCCCCGCCGGGCTGCCCGGCCGGGCCGGGCTCGAGCGCGTCCTGCTCGGGGAGCCAGGGGACGCGGAGGTCGGCGGGAACGTGGACGTCGGCGGGAACGTGGAAGCCGGTGGGAAGGCGGACGCCGGCGGGGACGGAGACGGGGACGGCGGGGACCGAGACGCCGACATCGGTGGGGACGGAGACGCGGACGCGACCGGAAATGACCGTATCGATGCCGGAACCGTCACAGAGAGCGAGCACACCTGA